One region of Brachybacterium saurashtrense genomic DNA includes:
- a CDS encoding YdcF family protein, whose product MTNEQIMADAQTLWDYHQLDHELRPTDIAIGLGSHDIGVAEHAADLYHRGLFPLIVFTGANAPTTVDIFPRGEATHFTERAIELGVPLKAILQEAEAKNTGENFTLVRSLLDRQGLRPKSATLISRPYQQRRAYATVRKLWPELGVSCSSRPQSLECYIESIGDSHKVLNMLVGDTQRIWKYADAGFAIAQPIDCGTLQAYEHLVSHGFTKRLLP is encoded by the coding sequence ATGACCAACGAGCAGATCATGGCTGACGCTCAGACACTGTGGGACTACCACCAGCTCGACCACGAGCTGCGGCCCACGGACATCGCAATCGGTCTCGGCAGCCACGACATCGGCGTCGCTGAACATGCCGCCGACCTCTACCACCGAGGGCTGTTCCCGCTGATCGTCTTCACCGGCGCAAACGCTCCCACAACGGTAGACATTTTTCCACGCGGTGAGGCAACCCATTTCACCGAACGCGCCATCGAACTCGGCGTACCACTCAAGGCGATCCTGCAAGAGGCCGAGGCGAAGAATACAGGCGAGAACTTCACCCTGGTCAGAAGCCTCCTCGACCGCCAAGGTTTACGCCCGAAATCCGCCACACTTATAAGCCGCCCCTACCAGCAGCGTCGCGCATACGCAACCGTGAGAAAACTCTGGCCCGAACTCGGTGTTTCCTGCTCGTCCCGCCCTCAAAGCCTAGAATGCTACATAGAAAGCATCGGCGATTCGCACAAAGTTCTCAACATGCTCGTCGGCGACACCCAAAGAATTTGGAAGTATGCCGACGCAGGATTCGCAATAGCGCAACCCATTGATTGCGGCACCCTCCAAGCATATGAACACCTTGTCTCCCATGGGTTTACCAAAAGACTATTGCCGTAA
- a CDS encoding DUF6602 domain-containing protein, which yields MATDNGLHRILEEIANKMESDFRGSGIVEHRGSKGTLREDLLRNFLEDYVLRSAAVSGSGELISSSGQRSGQCDVMIIDAITPPLWKGDSYRIVPIECCEVVIEVKSNLTVAELEKSWAAATRLKSLPRTAYLPSKSLYTSDAMPPQVHVFAYESASMDTLGAAASRLSSEGDYTAGLDSLCILDRGFFTWGDLVTGNIGKRGPNSQLMAYTSTSGSVLLFLLSYINKRLADMDLRPRFDMDKYVQESLGTLYGIWPDFPPESLQKAVLGGRQ from the coding sequence ATGGCCACTGACAACGGTTTACACCGGATTCTAGAAGAAATCGCTAACAAGATGGAGAGTGACTTTCGGGGTAGCGGAATCGTGGAGCATAGAGGCTCCAAAGGCACCCTCCGCGAGGATCTACTGAGAAACTTCTTGGAAGACTATGTGCTTCGGTCCGCCGCAGTCTCGGGGAGCGGTGAACTAATTTCTAGTTCGGGCCAACGCTCCGGTCAGTGCGATGTGATGATCATTGATGCGATTACTCCACCGTTGTGGAAGGGAGATAGCTATCGAATAGTGCCGATCGAGTGCTGCGAGGTAGTGATTGAGGTTAAGTCCAATTTGACCGTTGCGGAACTAGAAAAGTCTTGGGCTGCCGCTACCCGCCTGAAGAGCCTCCCGCGCACGGCATACCTCCCGAGCAAAAGTCTGTATACGTCGGATGCGATGCCTCCGCAGGTGCACGTCTTTGCGTACGAGAGTGCATCTATGGACACACTTGGTGCAGCGGCGAGTCGGCTCTCATCCGAAGGGGATTACACGGCTGGACTAGATTCGCTGTGCATCTTGGATAGAGGGTTCTTTACTTGGGGGGACTTGGTCACGGGCAACATCGGGAAGAGAGGGCCAAACTCACAGCTGATGGCATACACGTCAACATCCGGCTCGGTATTGCTGTTCCTTTTGTCCTACATCAATAAGCGCCTCGCAGATATGGACCTGCGTCCTAGGTTCGATATGGACAAGTATGTTCAGGAGTCGCTAGGCACACTTTATGGAATTTGGCCGGACTTCCCTCCAGAAAGTCTTCAGAAGGCAGTCCTAGGTGGTCGGCAGTGA
- a CDS encoding TfoX/Sxy family protein has translation MAMTPEQAELLAQVRALIADEGTVREVSMFGGRAVMVDERMLVSVQKDGTLLARVDAERHDELLTRPGAAQAQMGAGRSMGPGWIEVAAEALAEDEGLEAWIGVAREHHRAETGARR, from the coding sequence ATGGCGATGACACCGGAGCAGGCAGAGCTCCTCGCGCAGGTCCGCGCGCTGATCGCGGATGAGGGGACGGTGCGCGAGGTCTCCATGTTCGGCGGCCGGGCCGTGATGGTGGACGAGCGGATGCTGGTCAGCGTCCAGAAGGACGGCACGTTGCTGGCCAGGGTCGACGCCGAGCGGCATGACGAGCTCCTGACCCGTCCCGGTGCCGCGCAGGCGCAGATGGGTGCGGGCCGGAGCATGGGGCCGGGGTGGATCGAGGTCGCCGCCGAAGCGCTCGCCGAGGACGAGGGGCTGGAGGCGTGGATCGGCGTCGCGCGGGAGCATCATCGCGCGGAGACCGGCGCCCGACGCTGA
- a CDS encoding dienelactone hydrolase family protein, translated as MTATTLPIPTDAGNLPGLLWLPEELDAPVPGLVVLQEIFGLSPYILRRCEDLAALGYAVLAPQLYARLDPPVAGIADGEDADAWLEEGMALAARLPWERAEADAIAALGALRAHGGVDSERVGLVGFCYGGGLAVAATASAAEEQRPPSMLISYYGSALPTMMERAAQVEVPSLHHFGTADSFLPLAQVEAIREAVTAGGTRPQVRVDLHDGAGHAFDNPHPALHHAAAAEAAWRSTVDTLAAHLPTGR; from the coding sequence GTGACCGCGACGACGCTGCCGATCCCGACCGACGCCGGGAACCTCCCGGGCCTGCTGTGGTTGCCCGAGGAGCTCGACGCCCCGGTGCCCGGGCTGGTGGTGCTGCAGGAGATCTTCGGCCTCTCCCCCTACATCCTGCGGCGCTGCGAGGACCTCGCGGCGCTGGGCTACGCGGTGCTCGCCCCGCAGCTGTACGCCCGTTTGGACCCGCCGGTCGCGGGGATCGCGGACGGCGAGGACGCCGATGCCTGGCTCGAGGAGGGCATGGCGCTGGCCGCACGGCTGCCGTGGGAGCGGGCGGAGGCCGACGCGATCGCCGCGCTGGGCGCGCTGCGGGCGCACGGCGGCGTGGACTCGGAACGGGTGGGCCTGGTGGGGTTCTGCTACGGCGGCGGCCTGGCCGTGGCCGCGACCGCCTCCGCCGCCGAGGAGCAACGCCCGCCCTCGATGCTGATCAGCTACTACGGCTCCGCACTGCCCACGATGATGGAGCGCGCCGCCCAGGTGGAGGTGCCCAGCCTGCACCACTTCGGCACCGCGGACTCCTTCCTCCCGCTCGCACAGGTGGAGGCGATTCGGGAGGCCGTCACCGCCGGCGGCACCCGCCCGCAGGTGCGCGTGGACCTCCACGACGGCGCCGGCCACGCCTTCGACAACCCGCACCCCGCGCTGCACCACGCCGCGGCCGCCGAAGCGGCCTGGCGCAGCACCGTCGACACCCTCGCCGCGCACCTGCCCACCGGGCGCTGA
- a CDS encoding quaternary amine ABC transporter ATP-binding protein: MPPVITADGLYKVFGRRPQRGVDALRNGRSRAELREEGLTAAVIDASFSVEPGENFVVMGLSGSGKSTLIRMVNGLLPATAGELRIGDDVLSAMSPAKVREVRRRRVSMVFQHFALLPHRTVGENAAYGLEISGLNRTERQQRANEALEMVGLKGWGGYSPSALSGGMQQRVGLARALAAGTDVMLMDEAFSALDPLIRRDMQDQLLDLQRKLDKTILFITHDLNEAMRIGDRIAMMRDGRIEQIGTSDEILNDPANDYVARFIQDVDRSRVMTAESIVERPEDTLGEDQGPRTAHRMLRESQTPWLIALHRDRTPRGILWEEDIAEAVRTGQEQLPWPAEHEMPVVAHDTPIADLFGPSAQHRSPLVVVDDEGRFLGVIPRVTLLTAAGTGHGENDAVRTVTTPSPAGSTAPPTGDAPPPDAPATPPAHETTGGDR; this comes from the coding sequence GTGCCACCAGTCATCACCGCCGACGGCCTGTACAAGGTCTTCGGCCGACGGCCCCAGCGGGGCGTCGACGCGCTCCGGAACGGCCGCTCCCGCGCCGAGCTGCGCGAGGAAGGCCTCACCGCCGCCGTGATCGACGCCAGCTTCAGCGTGGAGCCCGGCGAGAACTTCGTGGTGATGGGACTGTCCGGCTCCGGGAAGTCCACCCTGATCCGCATGGTCAACGGCCTGCTGCCCGCGACCGCCGGCGAGCTGCGCATCGGCGACGACGTGCTCTCGGCGATGTCCCCGGCGAAGGTGCGCGAGGTGCGCCGCCGCCGCGTGTCGATGGTGTTCCAGCACTTCGCGCTGCTCCCCCACCGCACCGTGGGCGAGAACGCCGCCTACGGCCTCGAGATCAGCGGCCTGAACCGCACCGAGCGCCAGCAGCGCGCGAACGAGGCGCTGGAGATGGTGGGCCTGAAGGGCTGGGGCGGGTACAGCCCCTCCGCCCTCTCCGGCGGCATGCAGCAGCGCGTGGGCCTGGCCCGCGCCCTCGCCGCCGGCACCGACGTCATGCTGATGGACGAGGCGTTCTCCGCCCTCGACCCGCTGATCCGCCGCGACATGCAGGACCAGCTGCTGGACCTCCAGCGCAAGCTCGACAAGACGATCCTGTTCATCACCCACGACCTCAACGAGGCGATGCGCATCGGCGACCGCATCGCGATGATGCGCGACGGCCGCATCGAGCAGATCGGCACCTCGGACGAGATCCTCAACGACCCGGCCAACGATTACGTTGCCCGCTTCATCCAGGACGTGGACCGCTCCCGCGTGATGACCGCGGAGAGCATCGTGGAGCGCCCCGAGGACACCCTCGGGGAAGACCAGGGCCCGCGCACGGCCCACCGGATGCTGCGCGAGTCGCAGACCCCGTGGCTGATCGCCCTGCACCGCGACCGCACCCCGCGCGGCATCCTCTGGGAGGAGGACATCGCCGAGGCGGTGCGCACCGGCCAGGAGCAGCTGCCCTGGCCCGCGGAGCACGAGATGCCGGTGGTCGCCCACGACACCCCCATCGCCGATCTGTTCGGCCCCTCGGCCCAGCACCGCAGCCCGCTCGTGGTGGTGGACGACGAGGGCCGCTTCCTGGGCGTGATCCCCCGCGTGACGCTGCTGACCGCCGCCGGCACCGGCCACGGCGAGAACGACGCGGTGCGGACAGTCACCACCCCGAGCCCCGCCGGGAGCACCGCCCCGCCCACGGGAGACGCGCCCCCGCCCGACGCGCCCGCGACCCCGCCCGCCCACGAGACCACCGGAGGTGACCGATGA
- a CDS encoding GntR family transcriptional regulator has product MSYGYKELAAELRTLIAQGTPAPGDTLPRQADLAEEYGVNVKTVRAAVALLEAEGLVTPVRRRGTVVREQPTMKRLGAERYSKSRWKYGDTVAFAVDREASDQPWEPSDQTQTVELIDAPPRAAAALNLNTDDQVYVRSRLVKREGRPTHSLTSYYREGDVAGTPLVDPTPGPAGRGGGFAVLTLQGLEPHEVTEAFNSRMPTPDEISLLEVPAGEPVMIMERTVRTATGQPVEFAIGVHRASLFSWQYTFEMPD; this is encoded by the coding sequence GTGTCATACGGATACAAGGAGCTTGCGGCGGAACTAAGGACACTGATCGCTCAGGGCACGCCCGCGCCCGGCGACACGCTGCCCCGACAGGCAGACCTCGCAGAGGAGTACGGCGTCAACGTAAAGACAGTACGTGCTGCCGTAGCGCTCCTGGAGGCCGAGGGACTCGTGACGCCCGTACGTCGGCGAGGGACAGTGGTCCGGGAGCAGCCCACGATGAAGCGACTCGGCGCAGAGCGGTACTCCAAGAGCAGATGGAAGTACGGCGACACAGTCGCATTCGCAGTCGACCGTGAGGCCAGCGACCAGCCTTGGGAGCCTTCGGACCAGACGCAGACTGTCGAGCTCATCGACGCTCCCCCGCGCGCCGCAGCAGCGCTCAACCTCAACACCGATGATCAGGTTTACGTGCGCAGCCGATTGGTCAAGCGAGAAGGACGTCCGACGCACTCACTGACTAGCTACTACCGGGAAGGCGACGTGGCCGGAACTCCGCTGGTCGATCCGACCCCCGGCCCAGCTGGGCGAGGCGGCGGATTCGCGGTACTCACACTCCAAGGCCTCGAACCACACGAGGTCACGGAGGCTTTCAACTCCCGCATGCCGACGCCTGACGAAATCTCACTGCTCGAGGTCCCTGCCGGTGAGCCAGTGATGATCATGGAGCGCACCGTCCGCACGGCGACAGGCCAACCCGTCGAGTTCGCCATCGGAGTCCACCGGGCGTCCCTGTTCTCCTGGCAGTACACATTCGAGATGCCAGACTGA
- a CDS encoding S9 family peptidase gives MTTTDAASTTPTDSHGSDDSAPSAASTDLFTGFSDPEALLRLPRLAAVTALPGGRVLAAIQEADEHGARTPSALWELDPAGAAPARRLTRSEKGESSPKPGPDGAVLFASARPDPAGGGFEDRSGIWRLPASGEPELVAAAPGGLELLAVADDGTMLAATSVLPGGTLEDDAERRRARTDAKRTTIWHTGMPIRQWDHEIGDQERHLVLVSPAGELTDLTPGVGTVALTSASADLSPDARTVATSWTRRVPGGETRSDLVLLDVASGERTALLTADDEAQFSSPSFSPDGAHLALLRSTLSTPSDTSYTRLEIRALDGGATVTAELGDLTPGALEWADATTLLVAGDLHSSGAVLAIDATTGASRTLAGDGVFSSLSAAEDGTVLALRSDVGTPPRPVRIAADGSASELLAPGAVGALPGTLEWVSTDVDGIEVGGWLCVPASASAAAPAPVMLWIHGGPHGSYNAWSWRWCPWLAVERGYAVLMPDPAMSTGYGDAGLNRGWPRRPDVVFRECETLFDQVLERAELDGTRTALLGASFGGFMTNWIAGRSDRFDAIVTHAGLWALPQQHRTTDAAAGKMRVHGHEDEHPDWYRAFSPHHEVDAISTPMLLTHGNRDYRVPISEALRLWWDLVSAWDGAPEDMPHRFLQLTSENHWVLTPSNAVTWNRAVLAFCDQHVRGGEAVPDVLPW, from the coding sequence GTGACCACCACCGACGCCGCCTCCACCACCCCCACCGACTCCCACGGCTCCGACGACTCTGCGCCGTCGGCCGCTTCCACGGACCTCTTCACGGGCTTCTCGGACCCCGAGGCGCTGCTGCGCCTGCCGCGCCTCGCCGCCGTGACCGCCCTGCCCGGCGGGCGCGTGCTCGCCGCGATCCAGGAGGCGGACGAGCACGGCGCGAGGACCCCGTCGGCCCTGTGGGAGCTGGATCCCGCGGGCGCGGCGCCCGCGCGCCGGCTCACCCGCTCGGAGAAGGGCGAGTCCTCGCCGAAGCCCGGCCCGGACGGCGCGGTGCTGTTCGCCTCCGCCCGCCCCGATCCCGCGGGCGGCGGGTTCGAGGACCGGTCCGGCATCTGGCGCCTGCCCGCAAGCGGGGAGCCGGAGCTGGTCGCCGCGGCGCCCGGCGGGCTCGAGCTGCTCGCCGTCGCGGACGACGGCACGATGCTCGCGGCGACCTCGGTGCTGCCCGGCGGAACCCTCGAGGACGACGCCGAGCGCCGCCGGGCCCGCACGGACGCGAAGCGCACCACCATCTGGCACACCGGCATGCCGATCCGGCAGTGGGACCACGAGATCGGCGACCAGGAGCGCCACCTCGTGCTCGTCTCCCCGGCCGGGGAGCTCACCGATCTCACCCCGGGCGTCGGCACAGTGGCGCTGACCTCCGCCTCGGCGGACCTCTCCCCCGATGCGCGCACGGTGGCGACGTCGTGGACCCGCCGGGTCCCCGGCGGCGAGACCCGCAGCGACCTGGTGCTGCTGGACGTCGCCTCCGGCGAGCGGACCGCCCTGCTCACCGCGGACGACGAGGCCCAGTTCTCCTCCCCCTCCTTCTCGCCGGACGGGGCGCACCTGGCCCTGCTGCGCTCGACCCTGTCCACGCCGAGCGACACCAGCTACACCCGCCTGGAGATCCGCGCCCTCGACGGCGGCGCGACGGTCACCGCCGAGCTCGGCGACCTCACCCCGGGCGCTCTGGAGTGGGCGGACGCGACGACCCTGCTGGTGGCCGGGGACCTGCACTCCTCCGGCGCGGTCCTCGCCATCGACGCGACCACCGGCGCCTCCCGCACCCTCGCGGGGGACGGGGTGTTCTCCTCGCTCTCCGCCGCCGAGGACGGGACGGTCCTCGCGCTGCGCAGCGATGTGGGCACCCCGCCGCGGCCCGTGCGGATCGCGGCCGACGGGTCGGCCTCGGAGCTGCTCGCGCCGGGCGCCGTCGGCGCGCTGCCGGGCACCCTCGAGTGGGTGAGCACGGACGTGGACGGCATCGAGGTGGGCGGCTGGCTGTGCGTCCCGGCGAGCGCGAGCGCCGCCGCGCCGGCGCCGGTGATGCTGTGGATCCACGGCGGCCCGCATGGCTCCTACAACGCGTGGAGCTGGCGCTGGTGCCCGTGGCTGGCCGTGGAGCGAGGCTACGCGGTGCTGATGCCGGATCCGGCGATGTCCACCGGGTACGGGGACGCGGGGCTGAACCGCGGCTGGCCGCGCCGGCCCGACGTGGTGTTCCGCGAGTGCGAGACCCTGTTCGACCAGGTGCTGGAGCGTGCGGAGCTGGACGGCACGCGCACCGCGCTGCTGGGTGCCTCCTTCGGCGGGTTCATGACGAACTGGATCGCGGGGCGCAGCGACCGCTTCGACGCGATCGTCACCCATGCGGGGCTGTGGGCGCTGCCGCAGCAGCACCGCACCACGGACGCCGCCGCGGGGAAGATGCGCGTGCACGGCCACGAGGACGAGCACCCGGACTGGTACCGCGCCTTCTCCCCGCACCACGAGGTGGACGCGATCTCCACCCCGATGCTCCTCACGCACGGCAATCGCGACTACCGGGTGCCGATCTCCGAGGCGCTGCGGCTGTGGTGGGACCTGGTCTCCGCCTGGGACGGGGCGCCGGAGGACATGCCGCACCGCTTCCTACAGCTGACCAGCGAGAACCACTGGGTGCTCACGCCCTCGAACGCGGTGACCTGGAACCGGGCGGTGCTGGCTTTCTGCGATCAGCACGTGCGCGGCGGTGAGGCGGTGCCGGACGTGCTGCCGTGGTGA
- a CDS encoding nuclear transport factor 2 family protein, translated as MSQSPTLDLVTAYHLAWTSGDIEAAMRLVDDDIVCRAPGVDLHGEGAYAQFLGGFAPMLTGIGDIAEFAGGEQVTLFYYPQTAATTTTPAAELFTVRDARIAESVLIFDRLSYAPAGE; from the coding sequence ATGTCCCAGTCCCCGACACTCGACCTCGTGACGGCCTACCATCTCGCCTGGACGAGCGGTGACATCGAGGCGGCGATGCGCCTCGTCGACGACGACATCGTGTGCCGAGCCCCCGGCGTCGACCTGCACGGCGAGGGGGCCTACGCGCAGTTCCTCGGCGGCTTCGCCCCGATGCTCACCGGCATCGGCGACATCGCCGAGTTCGCAGGAGGCGAGCAGGTCACCCTCTTCTACTACCCGCAGACGGCCGCGACCACCACGACCCCGGCCGCCGAGCTGTTCACCGTCCGGGACGCGAGGATCGCCGAGAGCGTGCTGATCTTCGACCGTCTCTCCTACGCGCCGGCGGGGGAGTGA
- a CDS encoding ArsR/SmtB family transcription factor, translating to MAAQTFPAPDPALDLALRALADGNRRAILGVIRSSPQPVGEIADELGLSQQTTSHHLGVLRRAGLAASSRDGTRHLFVVDTDGLAAVRSYLDDFWPATLADLKAAVESRQQAPRG from the coding sequence GTGGCGGCACAGACCTTTCCCGCTCCCGATCCCGCGCTCGATCTCGCCCTGCGCGCGCTCGCGGACGGCAACCGCCGGGCGATACTGGGGGTGATCCGCTCCTCGCCCCAGCCGGTCGGGGAGATCGCGGACGAGCTCGGACTCTCCCAGCAGACCACCTCCCACCACCTCGGGGTGCTCCGCCGGGCGGGCCTCGCCGCCAGCAGTCGCGACGGCACCCGCCACCTCTTCGTGGTCGACACCGACGGTCTCGCCGCCGTGCGCTCCTACCTGGACGACTTCTGGCCCGCCACGCTCGCGGACCTCAAGGCCGCCGTCGAGTCCCGGCAGCAGGCGCCCCGTGGCTGA
- a CDS encoding NADP-dependent oxidoreductase — MSTAFVTTAYGGPEHQELIAREAPAPRSGEIAIEVRVAGVNPADAKRREGLFGRSGALPMVLGLEAAGVVTALGEGVEGFAVGDDVLGPPARGLGAFAAHTVLRAADAVHRPAEVACEQAATLPVAGTTAWDLASSAAPGETVLVLGAGGGVGRMAVQVAVAAGARVLGIASARKKGLVESAGAVHVPSGDGASDAARALAPEGADLLLDLVGGRPLRDLAPLVKDPSRILSAADQPTAEELGGAGRPSSRDALARITQLVAEGAVDPHVTARFPLVSAAEAMAAVESGHSGGKIVLIP, encoded by the coding sequence ATGAGCACTGCCTTCGTCACCACCGCCTACGGCGGGCCCGAGCACCAGGAGCTGATCGCCCGGGAGGCGCCCGCGCCGCGCTCCGGGGAGATCGCGATCGAGGTGCGCGTGGCCGGGGTGAACCCGGCCGATGCGAAGCGGCGCGAGGGCCTGTTCGGCCGCTCCGGTGCGCTGCCGATGGTGCTGGGCCTGGAGGCGGCGGGCGTGGTCACCGCGCTCGGCGAGGGGGTGGAGGGCTTCGCGGTCGGGGACGACGTGCTGGGCCCGCCCGCCCGGGGGCTCGGCGCCTTCGCCGCGCACACCGTCCTGCGCGCGGCCGATGCCGTGCACCGCCCCGCCGAGGTCGCCTGCGAGCAGGCGGCGACGCTCCCGGTCGCGGGCACCACCGCCTGGGATCTCGCCTCCTCCGCCGCGCCGGGCGAGACCGTGCTGGTCCTCGGCGCGGGCGGGGGCGTGGGCCGGATGGCGGTGCAGGTCGCCGTCGCGGCCGGGGCGCGGGTGCTCGGCATCGCCTCGGCGCGGAAGAAGGGGCTGGTCGAGTCCGCCGGCGCCGTGCACGTGCCCTCCGGCGACGGCGCCTCGGACGCCGCCCGGGCGCTCGCGCCCGAGGGGGCCGATCTGCTGCTCGACCTCGTGGGCGGGCGGCCGCTGCGGGACCTCGCCCCGCTCGTGAAGGACCCCTCGCGGATCCTCTCCGCCGCGGACCAGCCCACTGCCGAGGAGCTCGGCGGGGCGGGCCGCCCCTCCTCCCGCGACGCGCTCGCCCGGATCACGCAGCTGGTCGCGGAGGGCGCTGTGGACCCGCACGTCACCGCCCGGTTCCCGCTGGTCTCCGCGGCGGAGGCGATGGCCGCGGTCGAATCCGGGCACAGCGGCGGGAAGATCGTGCTCATCCCCTGA
- a CDS encoding SRPBCC family protein: MAEFRDHIEIEAPPEAVYAHLVTEDGLTAWMGHRADLDPTPGGRFAVDIAGHPVRGEFLHLDPPHRVVVSWGFAGSEDLPAGASTVEFRLTATEGGTRVDLCHSDLPEPEVRGHADGWANFLPRLAIVGAGGDPGPDLWRPLPD, translated from the coding sequence GTGGCTGAGTTCCGAGACCACATCGAGATCGAGGCGCCGCCGGAGGCGGTCTATGCGCACCTCGTCACCGAGGACGGCCTGACGGCCTGGATGGGACACCGCGCCGACCTCGACCCGACCCCCGGCGGCCGCTTCGCCGTCGACATCGCCGGCCACCCCGTCCGCGGCGAGTTCCTGCACCTCGACCCCCCGCACCGCGTGGTGGTCAGCTGGGGATTCGCCGGCAGCGAGGACCTCCCCGCAGGCGCCTCCACCGTCGAGTTCCGGCTCACCGCCACCGAGGGCGGCACCCGGGTCGACCTCTGCCACTCCGACCTGCCCGAGCCCGAGGTGCGCGGCCACGCCGACGGATGGGCGAACTTCCTGCCGCGCCTCGCGATCGTCGGCGCCGGAGGAGACCCGGGTCCCGACCTCTGGCGGCCGCTGCCCGACTGA
- a CDS encoding calcium:proton antiporter: MPMLRPYRPHRPDRPAAAGPAAPRGAGTGPTAPRGAGMVRAVLTRDAVLRLLLGAVAVGALALADPAPAALPSPALGLLLAGIVAVIVVAAGGVVRQAEALAHRLGDPYGTLVLTLSIVVIEVVLIAAVMLGPGASTTIARDSVTAVSMIIINLVLGLCLLVGGLRHGGLVVQRTGTSAYLAMLVVLGVIALALPAVLGPTGGYSPARSVVVAAATVLVYGVFLWRQTGAQATDFQEVTAPGGAAGPTADPAVGAAHAGAARTSDIAVPGPEVAAREGEHAPALRGETLRVHRVELLLRTGLLIATVLPVVLLSHDMAGLLDEGLARLGAPAALGGMLIALIVFTPESLTAVRAALAGEGQRVVNLCHGALVSTFALTVPAVLLLGLATGTEVVLAESGANLLLLGATLALAALSTAAPRVTALHGAVHLLLFVAYLLVLLQ, encoded by the coding sequence ATGCCGATGCTCCGCCCCTACCGCCCCCACCGTCCTGACCGCCCCGCCGCCGCGGGCCCCGCCGCCCCTCGCGGCGCCGGCACAGGTCCCACCGCTCCTCGCGGCGCCGGCATGGTGCGCGCCGTCCTCACCCGCGACGCCGTGCTGCGCCTGTTGCTCGGCGCCGTCGCCGTCGGCGCGCTCGCCCTGGCCGATCCCGCACCCGCCGCCCTGCCCTCCCCCGCCCTGGGCCTCCTGCTGGCCGGGATCGTCGCGGTGATCGTGGTGGCCGCCGGCGGGGTGGTGCGGCAGGCGGAGGCCCTCGCGCACCGTCTCGGCGACCCCTACGGCACGCTCGTGCTCACGCTGTCGATCGTGGTGATCGAGGTGGTGCTGATCGCGGCGGTGATGCTCGGCCCCGGTGCCAGCACCACCATCGCCCGCGACTCGGTGACGGCGGTGTCGATGATCATCATCAACCTGGTGCTGGGCCTGTGCCTGCTGGTGGGCGGGCTGCGCCACGGCGGGCTCGTCGTGCAGCGCACGGGCACCTCCGCGTACCTCGCGATGCTGGTGGTGCTGGGGGTGATCGCGCTCGCGCTGCCGGCGGTGCTGGGCCCGACGGGTGGCTACTCCCCCGCCCGGTCGGTGGTGGTCGCCGCGGCGACGGTGCTGGTCTACGGCGTGTTCCTGTGGCGGCAGACGGGTGCGCAGGCCACGGACTTCCAGGAGGTCACCGCGCCGGGCGGCGCCGCCGGCCCCACCGCCGACCCCGCCGTCGGTGCCGCGCACGCCGGCGCTGCGCGGACGAGCGACATCGCCGTGCCCGGCCCCGAGGTCGCCGCACGGGAGGGCGAGCACGCGCCCGCCCTGCGGGGCGAGACCCTGCGCGTCCACCGCGTCGAGCTGCTGCTGCGCACCGGGCTGCTGATCGCGACGGTGCTGCCGGTGGTGCTGCTCTCGCACGACATGGCCGGTCTGCTCGACGAGGGCCTGGCCCGGCTGGGTGCCCCGGCCGCGCTGGGCGGGATGCTGATCGCGCTGATCGTGTTCACCCCGGAGTCGCTCACCGCGGTGCGGGCCGCGCTGGCCGGCGAGGGGCAGCGCGTGGTGAACCTGTGCCACGGTGCGCTCGTCTCCACCTTCGCGCTCACCGTCCCCGCCGTGCTGCTGCTGGGCTTGGCCACCGGCACCGAGGTGGTGCTCGCGGAGTCGGGGGCGAACCTGCTGCTGCTGGGCGCCACCCTGGCCCTCGCCGCGCTCTCCACGGCCGCGCCCCGAGTCACCGCGCTGCACGGTGCGGTGCATCTGCTGCTGTTCGTCGCGTACCTGCTGGTCCTGCTGCAGTGA